From Desulfobacterales bacterium, a single genomic window includes:
- a CDS encoding MlaD family protein: MINRRRNFLVGLFVASGLTIAVAAIIWLGMSRFFEKGSFYAVYFDESVQGLSVDSPVKYRGVAIGRVERIVVAPDSRLIEVILKIESDLEPEEDMVAQLKVVGITGSMFIELDRHVAGEPIRTPKLRFPTEYPVLASRPSDISQLFRGIDDIVQKLNTFDIAGISARLKITLDHIDQAVVATDVKAIGDKARHALTALDQAIVDLDLKGISKGLKQSLASLNRDLDPARWDEIMGGLQGTIVALDKAVGNLNQLLANASGVVDKTGSSISMVNNNLYRVGRDLETAGGQLKQLLEQLNDQPSRLLFSQPPPRRKTEDR, encoded by the coding sequence ATGATAAACCGGAGAAGAAATTTCCTGGTGGGATTGTTCGTGGCCAGCGGCCTGACCATTGCGGTGGCGGCGATCATCTGGCTGGGCATGAGCCGTTTTTTTGAAAAGGGCAGCTTTTATGCGGTCTACTTTGACGAATCGGTGCAGGGCTTGTCCGTTGATTCGCCGGTCAAGTACCGAGGCGTGGCCATCGGCAGGGTCGAGCGGATCGTGGTGGCGCCGGACTCGCGGCTCATCGAGGTGATCCTCAAGATCGAATCCGACCTTGAGCCGGAAGAGGACATGGTGGCCCAACTGAAGGTGGTGGGCATTACCGGCAGCATGTTCATCGAACTGGACCGGCATGTTGCCGGAGAACCGATTCGCACCCCGAAGCTGCGCTTTCCCACCGAATATCCGGTGCTGGCCTCCCGGCCCTCGGATATCAGCCAGCTGTTTCGCGGCATCGACGATATTGTCCAGAAACTGAATACCTTTGATATCGCCGGAATCTCCGCGCGCTTGAAAATCACCCTGGATCATATTGACCAGGCAGTGGTTGCAACCGATGTCAAGGCCATCGGCGATAAGGCCCGGCATGCCTTGACCGCCCTGGACCAGGCCATTGTCGATCTTGACCTCAAGGGAATCTCAAAGGGGCTCAAGCAGTCGCTGGCCAGCCTGAACAGGGACCTTGACCCGGCCCGCTGGGACGAGATCATGGGCGGTCTGCAGGGAACCATCGTTGCGCTGGACAAGGCGGTTGGTAATCTAAACCAGCTGCTGGCAAACGCCTCCGGGGTGGTGGATAAAACCGGCAGCTCCATCTCAATGGTGAACAACAACCTCTACAGGGTCGGCCGGGACCTGGAAACGGCCGGCGGGCAGCTGAAGCAGCTGCTCGAACAGCTCAACGATCAGCCGTCGCGGTTGTTGTTCAGCCAGCCGCCGCCCCGGCGGAAGACAGAGGACAGATGA
- a CDS encoding ABC-type transport auxiliary lipoprotein family protein — MIRKRCFFLTVLAVALISAGCATLKRPALEIEYYTLEYDSPAVDLPGATGPLAALLRVERFSAAPPYETNRIVFRERQFDLDTYFYHRWRAVPADLVSYFLTRDLQQSGLFKAVSPSVTTMPHTHVVAATVDEFLEWDTDRGRQAVITLHLSLIVAREPDISKRVLFQERFTARYPCGDKQPREVARAMSLAMADISRQVAIRIHQALSTPAR; from the coding sequence ATGATTCGCAAAAGATGTTTCTTCCTGACCGTCCTGGCCGTGGCCCTGATCTCGGCCGGCTGCGCAACGCTTAAACGGCCGGCGCTGGAAATCGAATACTATACCCTGGAGTACGACAGCCCGGCGGTTGATCTCCCGGGCGCGACCGGGCCCCTGGCGGCCCTGCTGCGGGTAGAGCGTTTTTCCGCGGCCCCGCCCTATGAGACCAACCGTATAGTCTTTCGGGAGCGACAATTCGACCTGGACACCTATTTCTATCACCGGTGGCGGGCAGTCCCGGCTGATCTGGTCTCCTATTTTCTGACCCGCGATTTGCAGCAAAGCGGCCTGTTCAAGGCAGTATCCCCGTCAGTCACCACCATGCCCCATACCCACGTGGTGGCGGCCACGGTGGATGAATTTCTTGAGTGGGACACCGATCGCGGCCGGCAGGCGGTTATTACCCTGCATCTTTCCCTGATCGTTGCCCGGGAACCGGATATCAGCAAGCGGGTCCTGTTCCAGGAGCGGTTTACCGCCCGCTATCCCTGCGGCGATAAACAGCCCCGGGAGGTGGCCCGGGCCATGAGTCTGGCCATGGCCGATATCTCCCGCCAGGTGGCAATCCGCATCCATCAGGCCCTGTCAACCCCTGCAAGGTAA
- a CDS encoding 3-isopropylmalate dehydratase small subunit has protein sequence MKQFGGPALFLDRNDINTDEIIPAKYLTESSKKALAPYILEDLKLDGFDPRSRALQDARVIVTRANFGCGSSREHAVWVFEVNGINVVIGEGFARIFRQNMFNCGMLAVELPKTDIDRIMGLGDGVEISVDIEAGRLTARGTADEVGCSFTLNPFDRELILAGGWLAYADKKY, from the coding sequence CAGTTCGGCGGTCCGGCCCTTTTCCTGGACAGAAACGATATCAACACCGATGAGATCATCCCGGCCAAGTACCTGACCGAGAGCAGCAAGAAGGCCCTGGCCCCCTACATCCTCGAGGACCTGAAGCTGGACGGCTTTGATCCCCGGTCCCGGGCGCTGCAGGATGCCCGGGTGATCGTCACCCGGGCCAATTTCGGCTGCGGCTCCTCGCGGGAGCACGCGGTATGGGTCTTTGAGGTCAATGGGATCAACGTGGTGATCGGCGAGGGCTTTGCCCGGATCTTCAGGCAGAACATGTTTAACTGCGGGATGCTGGCCGTGGAGCTGCCCAAGACCGATATCGACCGGATCATGGGCCTGGGTGACGGGGTGGAGATCAGCGTGGACATCGAGGCCGGCCGGCTCACGGCCAGGGGTACGGCCGATGAGGTGGGTTGTAGCTTCACCCTTAATCCCTTTGACCGGGAGTTGATCCTGGCCGGCGGCTGGCTGGCCTATGCTGACAAGAAGTACTGA
- a CDS encoding cyclic nucleotide-binding domain-containing protein — translation MPDIGNLPELDKYLVFFEAGETVFLEGDTSQDMYFLVQGSFEIFKDDQKISVVSESGSLVGEMSFLLGEKRTATVKAGEPVKAIRIPVDTIADFMVDFPALAPQISKTLARRLQETTRVAHGLKEFCDHLPDALIMTDKDRKILAWNRAAERLHGRTWDQMEGHSLAEVYHDPEEYRQFVDDIHAGRSLTEKILTIKHPNEEARSISTSTTVLYDGHHNVNGFIFLARDVTRTKMLEQRYRRIRSWLVPLAALAVLLVVVISFSIASFSRGVRILDQRKASFRDRIIKDSRALAPVIAGLRVRGNSRAIDIVLRDYFATRNPDFFGITGLTVLDMDKKVINSFVPPGQGWQVETGHSYSGISFKGYGHSPYKLLSLFHAAADHPMGRKGVEIAYAMEWRAGGEGETGWLLFQLDMERLNNDFGVDEKILSKIKFDSAGRGG, via the coding sequence ATGCCCGATATCGGCAACCTGCCTGAACTGGACAAGTATCTGGTCTTTTTTGAGGCCGGCGAGACGGTGTTTCTTGAGGGCGATACATCCCAGGACATGTATTTCCTGGTCCAGGGCTCGTTTGAGATCTTTAAGGATGACCAGAAGATCTCGGTTGTCTCCGAATCCGGTTCATTGGTTGGGGAGATGTCCTTTCTGCTGGGCGAGAAGAGAACCGCCACCGTCAAGGCCGGTGAACCGGTCAAGGCCATCCGGATTCCGGTCGACACGATAGCGGATTTCATGGTCGATTTCCCGGCCCTGGCCCCGCAGATCAGCAAGACCCTGGCCCGGCGCCTGCAGGAGACCACCCGGGTGGCCCATGGTCTCAAGGAGTTCTGCGACCATTTGCCCGACGCGTTGATCATGACCGACAAGGACCGGAAGATCCTGGCCTGGAACCGGGCCGCGGAAAGGCTGCACGGCCGAACCTGGGATCAGATGGAGGGGCACTCCCTGGCCGAGGTGTACCATGATCCCGAGGAGTACCGGCAGTTCGTTGACGACATCCATGCCGGCCGATCCCTGACTGAAAAGATCCTGACCATTAAACATCCAAACGAAGAGGCCCGCTCGATCTCTACCAGTACCACCGTACTCTACGACGGCCATCATAATGTCAACGGTTTCATCTTCCTGGCCCGGGACGTTACCAGGACCAAGATGCTGGAACAGCGGTACCGCCGGATAAGGAGCTGGCTCGTCCCGCTGGCGGCCCTGGCCGTCCTGCTGGTTGTCGTCATCTCTTTCAGTATTGCCTCGTTTTCCAGGGGGGTGCGCATCCTGGATCAGCGCAAGGCAAGTTTCCGGGACCGGATTATCAAGGACAGCCGGGCCCTGGCCCCGGTCATTGCCGGACTCCGGGTCCGGGGAAACAGCCGGGCCATCGACATCGTGCTCAGGGATTATTTTGCTACCCGCAACCCGGATTTTTTCGGGATTACCGGGCTGACCGTGCTGGACATGGACAAAAAGGTTATCAATTCCTTTGTCCCGCCGGGCCAGGGCTGGCAGGTGGAGACCGGCCACAGTTACAGCGGAATCTCCTTCAAGGGGTACGGCCACTCACCCTATAAGCTGCTTTCCCTGTTCCATGCCGCTGCGGATCATCCCATGGGCCGCAAAGGGGTGGAGATCGCCTATGCCATGGAGTGGCGGGCGGGCGGGGAGGGCGAGACCGGCTGGCTGCTCTTTCAGCTGGACATGGAACGGTTGAATAATGATTTCGGGGTGGATGAGAAGATCCTGTCGAAAATCAAGTTCGACTCGGCCGGCCGGGGAGGGTAG
- a CDS encoding ATP-binding cassette domain-containing protein: MVDREKKAAKKVIIRVRDLRAGYGEEIILDNINFDVYQGEIFVILGGSGCGKSTLLKHLIGLYSPMAGTITINDALLDRDDEAGLQKILRQCGILFQSGALFGSMTLAENVALPLREYTDLPPLHIDILVRMKLALVNLSGYEDYLPSEISGGMKKRAGLARAMALNPRILFFDEPSAGLDPITSAELDQMIIHLNRILGTTMIIVTHELASIFAVADRIVMLDKRTRGIIAEGRPAYLRDHSQNEYVRQFFNRQPSARTEVAAPL; the protein is encoded by the coding sequence GTGGTTGACAGAGAGAAAAAAGCAGCAAAAAAGGTGATAATCCGGGTCCGTGACCTCAGGGCCGGCTATGGCGAGGAAATTATCCTCGACAACATCAACTTTGACGTCTATCAGGGCGAGATTTTTGTTATCCTGGGGGGAAGCGGCTGCGGCAAGTCCACCTTGCTCAAGCACCTGATCGGTCTCTATTCGCCCATGGCCGGGACCATTACCATCAACGATGCGCTCCTTGACCGTGACGATGAGGCAGGGTTGCAGAAGATCCTGCGCCAGTGCGGGATTCTGTTCCAGAGCGGCGCCCTGTTCGGTTCGATGACGCTTGCCGAAAACGTGGCCCTGCCCCTGCGGGAGTATACCGACCTGCCGCCGCTGCATATCGATATCCTGGTCAGGATGAAGCTGGCCCTGGTTAATCTGAGCGGGTATGAGGATTACCTGCCCTCGGAGATCAGCGGCGGCATGAAGAAGCGGGCCGGCCTGGCCCGGGCCATGGCCCTCAACCCAAGGATACTGTTTTTCGACGAGCCCTCCGCCGGCCTGGACCCGATCACCTCGGCCGAACTGGACCAGATGATCATTCATCTCAACCGGATCCTCGGCACCACCATGATCATCGTCACCCACGAACTGGCCAGCATCTTTGCGGTTGCCGACCGGATCGTCATGCTGGATAAGCGGACCAGGGGAATCATTGCCGAGGGCCGGCCCGCCTATCTGCGGGACCATAGCCAAAACGAGTATGTCCGCCAGTTTTTCAACCGTCAACCCTCAGCCCGGACCGAGGTTGCGGCGCCGTTGTAG